A genomic region of Brevibacillus sp. JNUCC-41 contains the following coding sequences:
- a CDS encoding DUF2626 domain-containing protein, producing MERMFRVCGFWTGIMAIFFYLGHMHQTSLLFFAQTIFFVLLSYLKLSERMYIYVFGAYLTVFFAGFSYWSVFMMTPGTAH from the coding sequence GTGGAACGCATGTTCAGAGTATGTGGATTTTGGACAGGAATTATGGCAATTTTCTTTTATCTTGGCCATATGCATCAAACGTCTTTGCTTTTCTTTGCACAAACGATCTTTTTTGTACTTTTAAGTTATTTGAAATTATCTGAGCGCATGTATATTTATGTTTTCGGCGCCTATCTTACCGTTTTCTTTGCAGGGTTTTCCTACTGGAGCGTATTTATGATGACTCCGGGTACCGCGCATTAA
- a CDS encoding class I SAM-dependent methyltransferase encodes METEAIVLKNHLKELIAGSPQKRISYHDYMDAVLYTPNIGYYARAKEKIGSRGDFYTSGNVGDAFGRSLARWFVYLIKRCGVSPSIIEVGAGDGKLAYDILVFIKEMEPEIWDSLTYILVDGSPFHRKVQQERIGMFKQAVSAPSLEKWTNVNGIVFSNELFDALPVHVIEKYNGALVELFVTEKEGDLVEEREPLDNPEILSYLTERTITLNEKQRYEVPLKMVLEYEKIISCIESGILLTIDYGYTEREWKEPAHFQGSLRGYHQHQMIKDALMYPGEMDLTTHIHFDTLLEIGKRKELSNQGLFLQNDFLLKAGILEELKDHQGTDPFSKTAKRNRAIRGLIVPGGFSEHFKVLLQTKNLAEDVRIFPE; translated from the coding sequence ATGGAGACGGAGGCTATTGTATTGAAAAATCACTTGAAGGAATTGATTGCAGGAAGCCCCCAAAAAAGGATTTCCTATCATGACTATATGGATGCTGTTTTATATACGCCAAATATAGGCTACTATGCACGCGCAAAAGAGAAAATTGGCTCAAGAGGGGATTTTTATACGTCTGGCAATGTTGGGGATGCATTTGGTAGATCACTGGCCAGGTGGTTCGTTTATTTGATAAAAAGGTGCGGAGTTTCACCAAGTATCATCGAGGTCGGCGCAGGGGACGGTAAACTGGCTTATGACATCCTTGTTTTCATAAAAGAAATGGAACCGGAGATATGGGACTCTCTGACTTATATCCTTGTGGATGGCAGTCCCTTTCATAGAAAGGTTCAGCAAGAACGTATTGGGATGTTCAAACAGGCAGTTTCTGCCCCCAGTTTAGAAAAATGGACGAATGTAAATGGAATCGTCTTTTCAAATGAACTTTTCGACGCGCTGCCTGTACATGTCATTGAAAAGTATAACGGAGCCCTGGTAGAGTTATTCGTCACTGAAAAGGAAGGCGATTTGGTGGAAGAGAGGGAACCTTTGGACAACCCTGAGATTCTATCTTACCTTACAGAACGAACTATCACCTTAAATGAAAAACAACGATATGAAGTTCCGCTAAAAATGGTCCTTGAATATGAGAAAATCATTTCCTGTATCGAATCGGGTATTCTCCTTACGATTGATTATGGCTATACTGAAAGGGAATGGAAGGAGCCAGCTCATTTTCAAGGGAGCTTGAGGGGCTATCATCAGCATCAAATGATTAAAGATGCGCTTATGTATCCTGGTGAAATGGATTTGACGACACATATCCATTTTGACACATTACTCGAGATTGGAAAAAGAAAGGAACTTTCCAATCAGGGGCTATTTCTTCAAAATGATTTCTTGCTTAAAGCAGGGATATTGGAAGAATTGAAGGACCATCAAGGAACTGATCCATTCTCGAAAACGGCAAAGCGTAATCGTGCAATTCGGGGGCTAATCGTTCCAGGGGGATTTAGTGAGCATTTCAAAGTGCTGCTCCAAACAAAGAATTTAGCAGAAGATGTGAGGATCTTTCCTGAATGA
- a CDS encoding MBL fold metallo-hydrolase, whose amino-acid sequence MKWKQIPLGPLQTNCYVVSDGQDCIIFDPGEEPQKIIQYIQTKNLKPLAILLTHAHFDHIGALDAIRDHYGIPAYIHEKEAKWLLDPALNGSQNWFPENPMRMKPADHILANEQELTIGGFTFEVFETPGHSPGSVSYYAKEERFLFSGDVLFQGSVGRTDLIGGSEAVLLNSIETKLLTLSDDAIVFPGHGPVTTIMDEKNTNPFLR is encoded by the coding sequence ATGAAATGGAAACAAATTCCTTTAGGTCCGCTGCAAACGAATTGTTATGTAGTCTCCGATGGACAGGATTGCATCATTTTCGATCCGGGTGAAGAGCCACAGAAAATCATACAGTACATACAAACAAAAAATTTAAAGCCTTTGGCGATTTTATTGACACATGCACATTTTGACCATATCGGTGCTCTTGATGCTATTCGGGATCATTATGGGATACCTGCATATATTCATGAAAAAGAGGCCAAGTGGCTGCTTGATCCCGCGTTGAATGGTTCTCAAAACTGGTTCCCAGAAAATCCGATGCGAATGAAGCCTGCCGATCACATCCTGGCAAATGAGCAGGAGCTTACTATTGGAGGATTCACTTTCGAAGTATTCGAAACTCCCGGACACTCACCAGGGAGCGTTTCGTATTATGCGAAGGAAGAACGTTTCCTCTTTTCAGGGGACGTCTTGTTCCAAGGAAGCGTTGGCAGAACCGATCTAATAGGGGGAAGCGAGGCAGTGCTGTTAAATAGCATTGAAACGAAGCTGCTGACACTTTCTGATGATGCTATCGTTTTTCCTGGGCATGGGCCTGTCACGACCATTATGGATGAAAAGAATACTAATCCCTTTTTGAGATAA
- a CDS encoding DUF2759 domain-containing protein has protein sequence MILMVVFGLVAILAVAAVFTSLKKRNFLGFIFAAGSAVVFGWFTVMTIINSGFPVAH, from the coding sequence ATGATATTAATGGTTGTTTTCGGACTTGTGGCTATTTTAGCAGTGGCAGCTGTGTTTACCTCATTAAAAAAGAGAAACTTCTTAGGATTCATTTTTGCAGCCGGCAGTGCAGTCGTGTTTGGCTGGTTCACTGTCATGACTATCATCAACAGCGGTTTTCCTGTAGCCCATTGA